Within Micromonospora narathiwatensis, the genomic segment AGCTGGGTCATCAACTGGTCGTGCGGCTGGAGGTAGTAGCCACGCTCGTAGCCGGCGACGATCTCCGCCCACTCGTCGAAGTCGATATTGACGGCGGCGCTGAGCCCTTGCCGCAGGGCTTCCCAGCCGACCATTCGGTCCACTGCGGGTGCTGCGGCGAGCGCACCCATCGCCTGGAGGATCGCCCGTCTGCGCATGTCCTTGTCGCCTGCCTGCCTGCTCGCGTACGCGGCTTCCAGTGCACCGTCGGCGGCCAACACTCGGTCGTAGGCGGCGACCACTTCGGTGCTCGCCGGGCGGGTGCCGCGCTCGATTTGCCCCAGGTAGCCGAAGTCGTACCTGGTCAGCTCGGCGAACTCCGCAGCGACCAGCCGGCTGCCTTGCGGTGTCGCCTGAGTATCTCTCCGAAACCGTGCATCTCGCCTCTCAGCCTGTGGGCTGCCGCGTGGGCCCACTGCTCACGGCTGCCGTATTCACAGCGTAGTGGGCACGCTACCCATATCGGTCGATCATTTCGGCCGCCGCGAAAGGAGTGCGAGCGGCCACCGCCCCGAGGCACGGAATTCCGGTACGAATTCGCCCCGCGAGAGGTGCAGGACTTTCTCGACCGGGTCGCCGGTGACCTGGCCGCCGTTTACGACGCGCTCGGGCAGAGCCGGCGGGAGACCGATCGGATCAGGGCCGCGTTACGCCGTTGGCAGTCCGAGCAGGCCCGTGCCCGCAACGAGCGGAGCCAGGGGTGATGACCGAACGTTGGGTGATCCACCTGCCGGTGGTCGTCAACGACCTGGTCTCCGCCCAGCGGCTCGCCCGGGTGGTGGCGCACTGGACCCACGCGTTGCCACAGACCGAACCCGGCGGCACCACGGTCTCACCTGAGGACGACCAGAACGTACGCCACTGGGTCTTCTGCGACCAGGTCCTCCCTGGCGGCCGGCGCTGCCTGCTGCGGCCTGACCACGACGGCGAGTGCTCCCGCCGGCCCCGGCCACGATGAGCGTGTTCCACCGGCCGGGGCGTCGGTGTCCTGCCTTCCAGTGTGGTGCGCCGCAGCGTCCGAGGCGAGGCCCCGCTCAGCCGAGCGGGCCGACCTCCCGTTCGATCGCCGCGCGCAGCTCGGGCCCGCGCAGCACCTCCCGGGCGGCCTCCATCAGCGGGGCGAGGAACACGTCCGGTCCGGGCCCGCCCACCACGTCCGCGAGGGCGGCCAGCGCGGCCCGGCCGGCCGGCGACGGGGTCAGCGGCGCCCGGAGCTGAAGCCCGCGTACGGCGGCCAGCAGCTCCACCGCGAGCAGGCTGGCCAGGTTGTCCAGCACGGTACGCAGCTTCTTGGCCGCCGCCCAGCCCATCGAGACGTGGTCCTCCTGCATGCCACTGGTGGGCAGCGAGTCCACCGACGCGGGCGCGGCGAGCCGCCGGTTCTCCGCGACGATCCCGGCCGCCGTGTACTGGGCGATCATCAGCCCGGAGTTGACCCCGGCGTCGGGGGAGAGGAACGCGGGCAGGTCCCGGGAACGGGTGACGTCGAGCAGCCGGTCCACCCGGCGCTCGGCGATGGCGCCCACCTCGGCGGCGGCGATGGCCAGGTAGTCGGCGGCGAAGCCGAGTGGCGCGCCGTGGAAGTTGCCGGTCGACTCGACCCGCCCGTCCGGCAGCACCACCGGGTTGTCCACCACGGACCGCAGCTCCCGCCCGGCCACGGTCGCGACGAAGTCGAGGGTGTCCCGGGCCGCGCCGGCCACCTGCGGGGCGCAGCGCATCGAGTAGGCGTCCTGCACCGCGTGCGCCAGGTCGTGGCGGTGCGAGTCCATCACCGCCGAGTCCTGCAACAGCTTGTGGATGTTGGCCGCCGAGGTCTCCTGGCCGGGGTGCGGCCGGATGGCGTGCAGTTCGGGCAGGAACGGCCGTTCCGAGCCGAGCATCGCCTCGATCGCCAGCGCGGCGGTCACGTCGGCCATGGCGAAGAGGTGCCCGGCGTCGTGGATGGCCAGCAGCAGCATGCCGAGCATCCCGTCGGTGCCGTTGATCAGGGCCAGCCCCTCCTTGGCGGCCAGCTCGATCGGCGCCAGGCCGACCCGGCGCAGCGCCTCGCCGCCGGGGATCCGCTCCCCGGCCGGGCCGAGCACCCAGCCCTCGCCGAGCAGCACCAGCGCGCAGTGCGCCAGCGGGGCCAGGTCGCCGGAGGCGCCGAGTGAGCCGTGCTCCGGCACCCACGGGGTGACCTCGTGGTTGAGCAGGTCCACCAGCGCCTCGGCGACCAGCGGCCGGACCCCGGAGCGGCCCAGGGCGAGCGAGCGTACCCGCAGCAGCATCATCGCGCGGACCACCTCGCGGGGCATCGGCGCGCCCACCCCGGCGGCGTGCGAGCGGATCAGCGCGTGTTGCAGCTCGGCCCGCCGCTCGGGCGCCACGAAGGTGTTCGCGAGGGCCCCGAAGCCGGTGGAGACGCCGTAGACGGGCCGCCCGGCCGCCTCGATGCCGTCCACGATGGACCGGCTGGCCGCCATCGCCTCCACGGCGGCCGGGTCGAGGACGACCTTGGCGGCGCCGCGGGCGACGGCGAGCACGTCGGCGGGGGAGATCCCGGTGGGCTGGATGGTCACGGTCATTGCGGCACTCCGTTGTGCAGAACCTGGCGGATCAAGGGGACACCGGGCCGGTAGGCCAGGTGCAGGTGGGAGGGGGCGTCGAGGATCATGAGGTCGGCCCGGGCGCCGGGCCGCAGCCGCCCGACGTCGTCGCGGCGTAGTGCCGCCGCCCCACCGGCGGTCGCGGCCCACACCGCCTCCGCCGGGGTCATCCGCATCTCGCGTACGGCGAGCGCGATGCAGAACGGCATCGACGACGTGTACGACGACCCGGGGTTGCAGTCGGTTGCCAGCGCCACGGTCACGCCCGCGTCGAGCAGCCGCCGGGCGTCCGGGTACGGCGACCGGGTGGAGAACTCCGCCCCGGGCAGCAGGGTGGCGACGGTGCTGCTCTCCGCGAGCGCGTCGATGTCGGCGTCGGTCAGGTGGGTGCAGTGGTCCACGCTGGCCGCGCCCAGTTCCACCCCGAGCTGCACGCCCGGCCCGGGACCGAGCTGGTTGGCGTGCACCCGCACGCCCAGCCCGACCGCCTGCCCGCAGGCGAGGATCGCCCGGGCGTGGTCCACGTCGAACGCGCCCCGCTCGCAGAACACGTCGATCCACCGGGCGTACGGCGCGGCGGCGGCCAGCATCGGCCCGCACACCATGCCGACGTAGTCGTCGGGGCGGTCGGCGTACTCGGCGGGCACGACGTGCGCCCCGAGGAACGTGGTGTCGTCGGTGAACTCGGCGGCGATCCGCAGCGAGCGGGCCTCGTCGGCGACCGTGAGGCCGTACCCGCTCTTGATCTCGATGGTGGTGGTGCCCTGCCGCATCGCCTCGGTGTGCAGCCGCTGCACGGTGGCCCGCAGCTCGTCGTCCGAGGCGGCGCGGGTGGCGCCGACGGTGGTGCGGATGCCGCCCCCGGTGTACGGCTCGCCGGCCATCCGGGCGGCGAACTCGGCGGCCCGGTCCCCGGCGAATACCAGGTGGGCGTGGCTGTCCACGAAGCCGGGCAGCACGGCGGCCCCCGCGGCGTCGATCCGCCGGTCGGCGGCCGGGGCGTCCCGGGCCGGCCCGATCCAGCCCACCAGCCCGTCCTCGACCAGCAGGGCGACGTCGCGGCGCAGACCCAGCGGCCCG encodes:
- the hutH gene encoding histidine ammonia-lyase; the encoded protein is MTVTIQPTGISPADVLAVARGAAKVVLDPAAVEAMAASRSIVDGIEAAGRPVYGVSTGFGALANTFVAPERRAELQHALIRSHAAGVGAPMPREVVRAMMLLRVRSLALGRSGVRPLVAEALVDLLNHEVTPWVPEHGSLGASGDLAPLAHCALVLLGEGWVLGPAGERIPGGEALRRVGLAPIELAAKEGLALINGTDGMLGMLLLAIHDAGHLFAMADVTAALAIEAMLGSERPFLPELHAIRPHPGQETSAANIHKLLQDSAVMDSHRHDLAHAVQDAYSMRCAPQVAGAARDTLDFVATVAGRELRSVVDNPVVLPDGRVESTGNFHGAPLGFAADYLAIAAAEVGAIAERRVDRLLDVTRSRDLPAFLSPDAGVNSGLMIAQYTAAGIVAENRRLAAPASVDSLPTSGMQEDHVSMGWAAAKKLRTVLDNLASLLAVELLAAVRGLQLRAPLTPSPAGRAALAALADVVGGPGPDVFLAPLMEAAREVLRGPELRAAIEREVGPLG
- the hutI gene encoding imidazolonepropionase — encoded protein: MTGFPMRPDGPVRRAVRHSGSLLVDNIGELVTNSPGGAGGPLGLRRDVALLVEDGLVGWIGPARDAPAADRRIDAAGAAVLPGFVDSHAHLVFAGDRAAEFAARMAGEPYTGGGIRTTVGATRAASDDELRATVQRLHTEAMRQGTTTIEIKSGYGLTVADEARSLRIAAEFTDDTTFLGAHVVPAEYADRPDDYVGMVCGPMLAAAAPYARWIDVFCERGAFDVDHARAILACGQAVGLGVRVHANQLGPGPGVQLGVELGAASVDHCTHLTDADIDALAESSTVATLLPGAEFSTRSPYPDARRLLDAGVTVALATDCNPGSSYTSSMPFCIALAVREMRMTPAEAVWAATAGGAAALRRDDVGRLRPGARADLMILDAPSHLHLAYRPGVPLIRQVLHNGVPQ